Proteins encoded within one genomic window of Callithrix jacchus isolate 240 chromosome 11, calJac240_pri, whole genome shotgun sequence:
- the CLDN12 gene encoding claudin-12 codes for MGCRDVHAATVLSFLCGIASVAGLFAGTLLPNWRKLRLITFNRNEKNLTVYTGLWVKCARYDGSSDCLMYDTTWYSSVDQLDLRVLQFALPLSMLIAMGALLLCLIGMCNTAFRSSVPNIKLAKCLVNSAGCHLVAGLLFFLAGTVSLSPSIWVFFYNIHLNKKFEPVFSFDYAVYVTIASAGGLFMTSVILFIWYCTCKSLPSPFWQPLYSHPPSMHTYSQPYSARSRLSAIEIDIPVVSHAT; via the coding sequence ATGGGCTGTCGGGATGTCCACGCAGCCACAGTCCTTTCCTTCCTGTGTGGAATCGCTTCAGTAGCAGGCCTCTTTGCAGGGACTTTGCTTCCCAACTGGAGAAAATTACGATTGATCACATTCAACAGAAATGAGAAGAACCTGACTGTTTACACAGGCCTGTGGGTGAAATGTGCCCGGTATGATGGGAGCAGTGACTGCTTGATGTACGACACTACTTGGTACTCATCAGTTGACCAGCTGGACCTGCGTGTCCTCCAGTTTGCCTTACCCCTCAGCATGCTGATTGCAATGGGTGCCCTGCTGCTCTGCCTGATTGGAATGTGCAACACTGCCTTCAGGTCCTCGGTTCCCAACATCAAACTGGCCAAGTGTCTGGTCAATAGTGCAGGTTGCCACCTGGTGGCTGGGCTGCTATTTTTCCTGGCAGGTACTGTGAGCCTCTCCCCATCTATCTGGGTCTTCTTTTATAACATCCATCTGAACAAGAAGTTTGAGCCAGTCTTTTCATTTGACTATGCAGTGTATGTCACTATTGCTAGTGCTGGGGGCCTGTTCATGACTTCCGTTATACTGTTTATTTGGTATTGTACATGCAAATCTTTGCCTTCTCCTTTCTGGCAACCACTGTACTCCCATCCACCCAGTATGCATACTTATTCACAGCCTTATTCAGCACGCTCTCGCCTCTCTGCCATTGAAATTGACATTCCAGTAGTTTCACACGCCACTTAA